A single window of Salvia splendens isolate huo1 chromosome 6, SspV2, whole genome shotgun sequence DNA harbors:
- the LOC121806949 gene encoding uncharacterized protein LOC121806949 isoform X1, which translates to MDGGSSSVKSQWFALSIGCAFTLSASLYLWRKKSKPDFPNGDATDKILELQASLKGALDKCAAERQGRIMAQKALREALSKSSYDKVESTSYPMAPIGVVRSCFSRRNGTPRQPLLVPLAKATLMFDPARVPQASLEGLEGYSHCWIIYVFHLNTDIEKLWKHPSQSKFKAKVRVPRLKGERIGVFATRSPHRPCPIGLTVAKVEAVDQHKVLLSGVDLVDGTPVLDIKPYLPYCDSIHGAIVPDWVKVDNLLAIASVNFSQGFSSSLADCWSLVEKKSLYSSPDEFQSLIRQVLSWDIQSVSRRSHLVQTKGGIGDDDNVENTICPASKVESGQDEEACEQDSSNVVYHLILEGLDVSYGVDSDANVVVEKVTLPSRLPSLGEM; encoded by the exons ATGGacggcggcagcagcagcgtGAAATCGCAGTGGTTTGCACTCTCAATCGGTTGTGCATTTACTCTCTCTGCTTCCC TTTATTTATGGAGGAAGAAATCGAAGCCGGATTTTCCAAACGGCGATGCGACCGACAAAATCCTTGAGCTACAAGCCTCCTTAAAGGGCGCTCTCGACAAGTGCGCTGCTGAAAGACAAGGCCGCATTATGGCTCAGAAG GCTTTAAGGGAGGCATTGAGCAAGTCCAGCTATGACAAGGTTGAATCTACTTCATATCCCATGGCACCTATTGGAGTAGTCCGCTCGTGTTTCTCTAGACG GAATGGAACTCCAAGACAGCCTTTGCTTGTACCTCTAGCAAAAGCAACCTTGATGTTTGATCCTGCTCGGGTTCCTCAAGCATCTCTTGAAGGCCTTGAAGGGTATTCTCACTGCTGGATTATCTATGTGTTTCATCTAAATACAGATATTGAAAAGCTATGGAAGCATCCATCTCAGTCAAAATTTAAAGCAAAG GTTAGAGTGCCAAGGCTGAAAGGTGAAAGAATTGGAGTCTTTGCTACGCGATCTCCCCATCGCCCATGCCCTATTGGATTAACTGTGGCAAAG GTTGAGGCCGTAGATCAGCATAAGGTGTTACTATCTGGCGTGGATCTGGTTGATGGTACC CCTGTCCTGGACATTAAACCTTATCTGCCGTATTGTGACAGCATTCATGGAGCAATAGTTCCTGACTGGGTAAAG GTGGACAATCTGCTAGCAATAGCTTCTGTAAACTTCTCCCAAGGCTTTTCATCCAGTCTAGCAGATTGTTGGTCACTTGTG GAAAAGAAGTCTCTTTATTCTTCTCCGGACGAATTCCAGTCGTTGATAAGGCAGGTGCTATCATGGGACATACAATCAGTGTCACGACGAAGTCATCTGGTTCAGACAAAGGGCGGAATAGGTGATGACGATAATGTTGAAAATACCATCTGTCCTGCTTCGAAGGTCGAGAGTGGGCAAGATGAAGAAGCTTGTGAGCAAGATTCCAGCAATGTAGTTTACCACCTTATATTGGAGGGCCTTGACGTTTCATATGGAGTTGATTCCGATGCTAACGTCGTAGTTGAGAAGGTTACCTTGCCATCTCGCTTGCCAAGTTTAGGCGAGATGTAA
- the LOC121806949 gene encoding tRNA (adenine(37)-N6)-methyltransferase-like isoform X2 → MAQKALREALSKSSYDKVESTSYPMAPIGVVRSCFSRRNGTPRQPLLVPLAKATLMFDPARVPQASLEGLEGYSHCWIIYVFHLNTDIEKLWKHPSQSKFKAKVRVPRLKGERIGVFATRSPHRPCPIGLTVAKVEAVDQHKVLLSGVDLVDGTPVLDIKPYLPYCDSIHGAIVPDWVKVDNLLAIASVNFSQGFSSSLADCWSLVEKKSLYSSPDEFQSLIRQVLSWDIQSVSRRSHLVQTKGGIGDDDNVENTICPASKVESGQDEEACEQDSSNVVYHLILEGLDVSYGVDSDANVVVEKVTLPSRLPSLGEM, encoded by the exons ATGGCTCAGAAG GCTTTAAGGGAGGCATTGAGCAAGTCCAGCTATGACAAGGTTGAATCTACTTCATATCCCATGGCACCTATTGGAGTAGTCCGCTCGTGTTTCTCTAGACG GAATGGAACTCCAAGACAGCCTTTGCTTGTACCTCTAGCAAAAGCAACCTTGATGTTTGATCCTGCTCGGGTTCCTCAAGCATCTCTTGAAGGCCTTGAAGGGTATTCTCACTGCTGGATTATCTATGTGTTTCATCTAAATACAGATATTGAAAAGCTATGGAAGCATCCATCTCAGTCAAAATTTAAAGCAAAG GTTAGAGTGCCAAGGCTGAAAGGTGAAAGAATTGGAGTCTTTGCTACGCGATCTCCCCATCGCCCATGCCCTATTGGATTAACTGTGGCAAAG GTTGAGGCCGTAGATCAGCATAAGGTGTTACTATCTGGCGTGGATCTGGTTGATGGTACC CCTGTCCTGGACATTAAACCTTATCTGCCGTATTGTGACAGCATTCATGGAGCAATAGTTCCTGACTGGGTAAAG GTGGACAATCTGCTAGCAATAGCTTCTGTAAACTTCTCCCAAGGCTTTTCATCCAGTCTAGCAGATTGTTGGTCACTTGTG GAAAAGAAGTCTCTTTATTCTTCTCCGGACGAATTCCAGTCGTTGATAAGGCAGGTGCTATCATGGGACATACAATCAGTGTCACGACGAAGTCATCTGGTTCAGACAAAGGGCGGAATAGGTGATGACGATAATGTTGAAAATACCATCTGTCCTGCTTCGAAGGTCGAGAGTGGGCAAGATGAAGAAGCTTGTGAGCAAGATTCCAGCAATGTAGTTTACCACCTTATATTGGAGGGCCTTGACGTTTCATATGGAGTTGATTCCGATGCTAACGTCGTAGTTGAGAAGGTTACCTTGCCATCTCGCTTGCCAAGTTTAGGCGAGATGTAA